In Desulfomonile tiedjei DSM 6799, a genomic segment contains:
- a CDS encoding bifunctional nuclease family protein translates to MKNEKNFKEMSITGIASDTRNMQPVVVLKEKNGDRELYIWIGPVEAMALQRAINKEVYQRPLTHELLRSIIDKTGTRIEHIEIDDLRDHTYYATIYLKNAESKLVTVDARPSDSLVLATWMGVPIFVSEKVIEGMTQAEQEEAPKHKIIFTQEDIEQTDEELTKILERINPDDLGNA, encoded by the coding sequence ATGAAAAATGAAAAGAATTTTAAAGAGATGTCAATCACAGGAATCGCCTCGGACACACGTAATATGCAACCCGTTGTAGTTCTCAAAGAAAAAAACGGAGACCGAGAGTTGTATATCTGGATTGGGCCGGTCGAAGCCATGGCACTGCAAAGAGCAATTAACAAGGAAGTCTATCAGCGCCCGCTCACGCATGAACTCTTGAGATCTATAATAGACAAGACCGGCACCCGAATCGAGCACATAGAAATAGACGATCTCCGGGATCATACGTATTACGCTACCATCTATTTAAAGAACGCTGAATCCAAATTGGTTACGGTTGATGCTCGACCGTCCGATTCACTGGTTCTGGCAACATGGATGGGAGTTCCCATATTCGTTAGTGAAAAAGTGATCGAAGGAATGACACAGGCTGAGCAAGAAGAGGCCCCCAAGCACAAGATCATCTTCACCCAGGAAGACATTGAGCAAACTGACGAGGAACTGACTAAAATCCTCGAGAGAATCAACCCTGACGATCTGGGGAACGCTTGA